In the Telopea speciosissima isolate NSW1024214 ecotype Mountain lineage chromosome 2, Tspe_v1, whole genome shotgun sequence genome, one interval contains:
- the LOC122650668 gene encoding predicted GPI-anchored protein 58, whose protein sequence is MVQTRSNRNIPRGACPPVNLPVNPPNESVAQNMEVPPAPIPEAPPAHAPAPSPGMTANEVATIMTNMMQAHAAPGASPVFDSPPVPDKFVEDRQGVKGVKQHGSRKRPMNSQEPGEPNKAPRGPYPDSTPTCSDGEDANRPSQSA, encoded by the exons ATGGTGCAAACTCGATCCAACAGAAATATTCCTCGTGGAGCATGTCCTCCTGTTAACCTTCCAGTCAATCCTCCCAATGAATCTGTTGCTCAGAACATGGAAGTTCCACCTGCACCTATACCTGAGGCCCCTCCAGCTCATGCACCTGCACCTTCCCCTGGTATGACTGCTAATGAGGTGGCTACCATCATGACCAATATGATGCAG GCACATGCCGCACCAGGGGCTTCTCCTGTATTTGACTCACCACCTGTACCTGATAAGTTTGTGGAAGACAGACAAGGAGTTAAGGGTGTAAAACAACATGGGTCCAGGAAGAGACCTATGAACTCACAAGAGCCTGGAGAGCCTAATAAGGCTCCCAGAGGACCCTATCCTGATTCAACTCCAACATGCTCTGACGGGGAGGATGCAAATCGACCTAGCCAATCGGCATAA